Genomic window (Tribolium castaneum strain GA2 chromosome 2, icTriCast1.1, whole genome shotgun sequence):
AAACTAAACCTACAGAGCTTCGTTTTCGGAAATAGaagtaaaaaacttttataattttttgatataatttgaCACGAATAACtccttttgtttgttttattaggAGGAATTCGTGGAcaaactatacagggtgatgcGCGAAGAAGCCGTCCCTTTGAGCTTCGATCGCCAATTACTTTTCGTCAATTTCACAACGTACGATAAACAATCACCCACTTACATCAACATCGTTCGAGAGCCGGCCGATAAGGCAATATCGAGGTTATTATTATGTCTTTGTgtagtatttataaataacaacacGTGTTTGGTGTCGTTCCAGGTCattttacaacaataaaaacacagatagCGATCTTATCGCCTGTCTTGCGAAGGGTAAAGGCAACTGCGAAGGGCGCAAAGTAAACCCGTACCAATTGACCATTCCCTACTTCTGCGGCCACGACCCGAAGTGCATGCTGGACAACCAGTGGGCCCTTCAAACTGCCAAAAACAACGTCGAGAAATACTACCCTGTCGTGGGCGTTTTGGAGGAGTTGAACGCAACTCTGGAGGTGCTAGAGAATGAAATTCCCTATTTCTTTAAAGGGGTGCAAGGGGTTTATAGGAAGAAAATGATCAGTGAGTACCAACTTTGCCAATTTTGTTGGACTAGTGGGGGTTTTAGGTCGGTTCAACCGGAGGAAAACCAGCCAACCGGTCACCAAAACCCGGAAACAACTCCACCGGATTTTAGCCACGGAGTATGACTTCTACTATTGGGTCAAACGGCGGTTGTTCAACCAGCGgcaattgtttaaataaaataaccaaAGACTcgattaatttcattttttgaccaaatctgGCGAAAATTTAGAATCAactaaatcattttttatagttttgaaaaaatttaaaaaatggtaaatggttgaatttaccttttttataaatacctTAGGAAGGATAGGGGTAACTAaggtttgaataaaaaaccaaagactcttatttttattgtatttttttcacgtTAGCAATTCAAGCTggagtagaaaaaaatcatgttgaCATATAAATAAACCATGACACAGACGGTCACAGTCATTGTTAATCATTTTTTCTTCGCATCCTTGAGCCCAGCCCCGGCATTGAATTTAAAGAAGATTATGTCTCCGTCCTCTACCACATAATTCCGTCCTTGTTGTCGGTACTTTCCTGCTGCTTTGCAGGCGGCTTCAGAGCCCTCTTCCTTGAAATCGCTGAATTTCATCACTTCAGCCATGATGAAGCCTTTCTCAAAGTCGGTATGAATGCGACCTGCAGCCTGTGGCGCTTTTGTACCTTTCTGAAACCAGAGGTCGCGCCATGCTTCAGTCttgatttgtaaattttctCACGAATTTTTAACACTCGATAAAAAAACACCACTTTCGAACTAACATTTGCCAAAACGATcggaaaaacacaaaaactgcttaaaaaaatattcagccAATTGCGcgattttctacaaatttaggcatttaataatttttttggaaaaaattttccGAAGTAAATTGGTTTCTGGCCGGAACACGTGACAAAACgcgtaaaaaaagaaaattgttttcatttttagtaATCTCTCAAACTGGTTGTTGCTAAATCTCGTAAAAATCTAATAagatttttactaaaaaaaaaatgcaaagtcTCGAAATGAGTAAGAATAACAGAAtcacacaattattttaataaaactcttGAAATAATTACCTCTATGACTGAAAAACAAGCTTAAACGcacgcaaaaaattaaaataacctGGAATTTCCACACAGTTTAAAGATTTTTAGGCGtaatttgccaaaatttttcaaaataattgtgtttcgaGTTGAAAAACAAGCGAAAacccataaaaaaaattatgtcatttttgagccccattttgccaaaatctccgaagaaatattaaattttatttcaaattttagtgCCTAAATGCTCGAAAAGAACAAAAATGCTATGACTTTGGACCGAATTTGATAAGTCTTAACacaattatcattttttaaacaaattaaaactaaaactagttcaaaaaaaactttaactcttgaaaaacaaaaaaataaccgcATTTTCGCTCAAATTGTAcgatttttgacgaaactttCCACTTCAAAAACAGACAAATATGAAGGAAAAAACCAATTTGGTGAATTTTCAGCGTGGTTTTTGCCCAAATCTCGCAAAAACTGTAGATTTAAActcaaaaaagtcaaaacgctcgaaaaaaaaccattttaaaaTTCCTGAAACGATTCTTggcgaaattttttaataattttttgcgttgtCGGTGTGTATGTGCGGCTGTCTGAAGCGAGATGTCGCGTCACGTCCCagtgttgcattttttaaaagaaattttctCGAGAAATAAGCGGTAAAATTTCCGTCGCCATTTGCATACGACTACGTGAAATGGCTGTAAAATTGCGTTTTAGTGCATTCTTATGCAAATTGCGTGATTTTAGGGCGAgggtaatt
Coding sequences:
- the LOC100142572 gene encoding uronyl 2-sulfotransferase; translated protein: MFRKVRRQWLCLPILVTFMFSSLLLMRDEPVRVLVVSTETPKHVTKSMAQLGRMDEINKFVLLLNPVPNCGGEILVFLLQKMQGLNNYRHVRLKGGGVRRLNGRQQEEFVDKLYRVMREEAVPLSFDRQLLFVNFTTYDKQSPTYINIVREPADKAISRSFYNNKNTDSDLIACLAKGKGNCEGRKVNPYQLTIPYFCGHDPKCMLDNQWALQTAKNNVEKYYPVVGVLEELNATLEVLENEIPYFFKGVQGVYRKKMISRFNRRKTSQPVTKTRKQLHRILATEYDFYYWVKRRLFNQRQLFK